A genomic window from Alkalihalobacillus sp. AL-G includes:
- a CDS encoding ABC transporter ATP-binding protein, producing the protein MKSVVEAKRVKKVYGAKGNVFTALDEIDLTVHEGEFVGIMGPSGAGKSTLLNVLATIDQPTSGDIVIDGMSILKMNEEQLSEFRRDKLGFLFQDYNLLDTLTVKENIILPLALAKVNPKELERRVDAIADTFGIRPLLEKYPYQISGGQKQRTAASRAIVSNPSLLLADEPTGALDSKSATDLLESLKSLNEQNNATVLMVTHDAFAASYCKRVLFIKDGKIFTELVKGNSSRKEFFNKVLDVLAVLGGGTNDVI; encoded by the coding sequence ATGAAATCTGTTGTAGAAGCAAAACGAGTAAAAAAGGTCTACGGTGCAAAAGGGAATGTGTTTACAGCTCTTGATGAAATCGACCTGACTGTCCATGAAGGCGAGTTTGTCGGGATTATGGGACCTTCCGGTGCTGGTAAGTCGACATTACTGAATGTGTTGGCGACGATCGATCAGCCTACATCCGGTGACATCGTGATTGATGGAATGAGTATTTTAAAAATGAATGAAGAGCAGTTATCGGAATTCCGTCGTGATAAGCTCGGATTCCTTTTCCAGGACTATAATCTGTTGGACACGTTAACTGTCAAAGAGAACATCATCCTTCCGCTCGCACTTGCAAAAGTGAACCCGAAGGAATTGGAACGCAGGGTTGATGCGATCGCGGATACATTCGGGATCCGTCCGTTGTTGGAAAAATACCCGTATCAAATTTCCGGGGGACAAAAGCAGCGAACAGCTGCTTCCCGTGCGATTGTTTCCAACCCCAGCTTATTACTTGCAGATGAGCCGACCGGTGCACTGGATTCAAAATCAGCGACCGATTTGCTTGAAAGCTTGAAAAGCCTGAATGAACAAAATAACGCGACGGTCTTGATGGTCACCCATGATGCATTTGCCGCAAGCTACTGCAAACGAGTTTTATTCATCAAGGATGGAAAGATTTTCACGGAACTCGTGAAAGGCAATTCGTCCCGAAAGGAATTTTTCAATAAAGTATTGGATGTACTGGCAGTACTAGGAGGCGGTACGAATGACGTTATTTAG
- a CDS encoding response regulator transcription factor, translating into MKIMIVEDEKTIREMVAETIGKWGFETVQVADFDNVFRQFVREDPHLVLMDINLPSFDGFYWCNKIREVSKVPIIFLSSRNTPMDMVMSMNTGGDDYIQKPFYSDVLVAKINALLRRTYSYTDFQPNVIEHDGVVLNLKDGDVLHKEQKAELTKNEFKILHILLQHAGSVVSREKIMRSLWEDESFVDDNTLTVNITRLRKKLTELGKEHFISTKKGQGYIIQ; encoded by the coding sequence ATGAAGATCATGATTGTGGAAGATGAGAAGACCATTCGGGAAATGGTCGCAGAAACAATCGGAAAATGGGGATTTGAAACCGTTCAAGTTGCGGACTTTGACAATGTTTTCAGGCAATTTGTAAGAGAGGATCCACACCTCGTATTGATGGATATCAATTTGCCTTCATTCGATGGATTTTATTGGTGTAATAAAATACGGGAAGTTTCCAAGGTTCCGATCATTTTCCTTTCCTCCCGCAATACTCCAATGGATATGGTGATGTCAATGAATACGGGTGGGGATGATTACATACAAAAACCGTTCTATTCGGACGTACTTGTTGCAAAGATCAATGCATTGCTTCGCAGGACCTATTCCTATACAGATTTTCAGCCGAACGTCATTGAGCACGATGGTGTGGTGTTGAATCTTAAGGATGGGGACGTACTCCACAAAGAGCAAAAAGCTGAGCTTACAAAAAACGAATTCAAAATCCTGCATATTCTTTTGCAGCACGCTGGTTCTGTAGTGAGTCGTGAAAAGATCATGCGTAGTCTGTGGGAAGATGAAAGCTTTGTCGATGATAATACGTTAACGGTGAACATCACCCGTTTGCGAAAAAAGCTTACTGAGCTTGGCAAGGAGCATTTCATTTCAACGAAAAAAGGACAAGGGTACATCATCCAATGA
- a CDS encoding sensor histidine kinase: protein MSILQYLKDKRYFIYFYIILMTFISLMVIISISETSIVSNLIYINLVSFCFACIYVLIGYFFRNSYYRKLSSLVTSGNEEMLAAMPEPQTFQQKQYLELLKQLHNDHTRHIQKLQDEKRDHQDYIMSWIHEVKLPIAAGRLLIENSSGKTVDYLVDNFEDELQKIDKYIEQALYYSRIDSFSKDYFINEIELSQVIRESIKKYSKLFINKRIRLTMFEESQLVQSDRKWISFIIDQLITNALKYTDEGGEVSIRFEENQKEKRLLIRDTGIGIKPEDINRVFEKGFTGSTGRNHTKSTGMGLYLAKQMAQKLGHDLSIESVEGEFTKVTIYFPKNRSYIHF from the coding sequence ATGAGCATCTTACAATATCTGAAGGATAAACGTTATTTCATCTATTTTTATATCATCTTGATGACCTTTATTTCATTGATGGTGATCATAAGTATAAGCGAAACCTCAATTGTCAGCAATCTCATTTATATTAATCTCGTCAGCTTCTGTTTTGCCTGTATCTATGTCTTAATCGGTTATTTTTTTCGGAATTCCTATTATCGAAAACTAAGCAGTCTTGTCACGAGCGGCAATGAAGAGATGCTTGCCGCAATGCCTGAACCTCAAACTTTTCAACAAAAACAATACCTTGAGTTATTAAAACAACTCCACAATGATCATACACGTCATATTCAAAAGCTTCAGGATGAAAAAAGGGATCATCAAGATTACATCATGTCTTGGATTCATGAAGTAAAGCTTCCGATTGCTGCAGGACGTCTCTTAATTGAGAATAGCTCAGGAAAAACGGTTGATTATCTAGTCGATAATTTTGAGGATGAATTGCAGAAAATTGATAAATACATAGAACAGGCGTTGTATTATTCTCGGATCGACTCATTTTCCAAGGATTATTTCATCAATGAAATTGAGTTGAGCCAAGTCATAAGAGAGAGTATTAAAAAGTACAGTAAGCTGTTCATCAACAAGCGAATACGCTTAACGATGTTTGAGGAATCACAATTGGTGCAAAGCGATCGGAAGTGGATTTCTTTTATAATCGACCAGCTGATCACAAATGCCCTGAAGTATACAGATGAAGGCGGAGAAGTCAGTATTCGCTTTGAGGAGAATCAAAAGGAAAAACGTCTTCTCATTCGGGATACGGGAATCGGAATCAAGCCCGAGGACATTAACCGAGTTTTTGAAAAAGGGTTTACTGGCTCAACAGGAAGGAACCATACAAAATCAACTGGGATGGGATTATACCTGGCAAAACAAATGGCACAGAAGCTCGGACATGATCTCTCGATTGAATCGGTGGAAGGCGAATTCACCAAGGTCACCATTTATTTTCCGAAAAACAGAAGCTACATCCATTTTTAA
- a CDS encoding serine hydrolase — translation MKKLEEMMSLFEREQYLSGAVLITKNKEVLFEKAYGKASIQLDVPNTIDTKFHIASVTKMFIAAAALKLEEQGLLKLSEQPGTYIDELQILHPAMTLQHLLTHTSGLHDIYSVPNLRFEMKILQVEEGDFLTYLCGQQQLFEPGEKWEYSSTGFILMGYIMEKVTGLSYEELLDQFFFSPLGMKDTGLDNPNIINPGRAYGHSFEDGKYINTDNDKLSEIDAPGELFSTVKDLNKWCEALTDGSLLSQQSMQKMFMPYAAISFNPKLKYGLGWFLGENFRSIGGGTPGFKSEIWHFPEEKLFVTMLWNYEKVNSFELFEKVNQHLLPTTSS, via the coding sequence ATGAAGAAGTTAGAAGAGATGATGAGTCTGTTTGAGAGGGAACAATATTTAAGCGGTGCGGTGCTTATCACGAAAAATAAGGAAGTTCTTTTCGAAAAGGCGTATGGGAAAGCGAGCATTCAACTTGATGTGCCGAACACAATCGATACGAAGTTCCACATAGCATCTGTGACGAAAATGTTCATTGCCGCCGCTGCATTAAAGCTGGAGGAACAAGGCTTATTGAAATTGAGCGAACAGCCTGGTACATACATCGATGAACTACAAATACTCCATCCTGCTATGACACTACAACATTTGCTGACCCACACTTCAGGCCTTCATGATATTTATTCGGTACCCAATCTTCGTTTTGAAATGAAAATACTCCAAGTAGAAGAGGGTGATTTTCTTACTTATTTATGTGGTCAACAGCAACTCTTCGAGCCAGGTGAAAAATGGGAGTATTCAAGTACCGGCTTTATTTTGATGGGCTACATAATGGAAAAGGTGACGGGTTTATCATATGAAGAATTGCTGGATCAATTTTTCTTTTCTCCGTTAGGAATGAAAGATACTGGTTTGGATAATCCAAATATCATTAATCCCGGTCGCGCTTACGGTCATTCTTTTGAAGATGGGAAATACATCAATACAGATAACGACAAGTTAAGTGAAATCGATGCACCGGGTGAACTTTTTTCAACAGTAAAAGATCTTAACAAATGGTGTGAAGCTCTTACAGATGGCAGTTTGCTCTCGCAACAATCGATGCAGAAAATGTTTATGCCATATGCTGCCATATCCTTCAACCCGAAACTGAAATACGGATTGGGCTGGTTTTTAGGTGAAAATTTCAGGTCAATCGGCGGCGGCACTCCAGGATTCAAGTCCGAAATTTGGCACTTTCCGGAGGAAAAACTGTTCGTGACCATGCTCTGGAACTATGAAAAGGTCAATTCCTTTGAATTGTTCGAGAAGGTCAATCAACACCTTTTACCAACAACAAGTTCATAA
- a CDS encoding TetR/AcrR family transcriptional regulator, giving the protein MMNKQEIRAKETKKSILSAAGKLFSERGYDAVSMREIAKEAKCSHTTIYIYFTNKEALLYQLAMPSLLGLKEKMENAIHHKDLSPEKKLQTVSHEFIRFCLMNRTMYKVFFNAKASRVDEENPDLEINKLRIGLFNLLSLALQECLPISSSDDRLLGYSRIYFFTLHGIVGTYHSSEESVESLMERLGTTFDDAIDVLLLGFKKKIKGSEGN; this is encoded by the coding sequence ATGATGAACAAACAGGAAATACGTGCAAAGGAAACGAAAAAATCGATTCTTTCAGCTGCAGGAAAACTTTTTTCAGAGCGCGGATATGATGCTGTTTCAATGCGTGAAATTGCGAAGGAAGCTAAATGCTCCCATACTACAATATATATCTACTTTACAAACAAAGAAGCATTGCTCTACCAGCTTGCGATGCCGTCTTTACTGGGTTTAAAAGAAAAGATGGAAAATGCCATTCACCACAAAGACCTATCACCTGAGAAAAAGTTACAAACCGTTAGTCATGAATTTATTCGATTCTGCCTCATGAACCGCACAATGTACAAGGTTTTTTTCAATGCGAAAGCGAGCCGAGTGGATGAGGAAAATCCAGATTTGGAAATCAACAAGCTTCGAATCGGCCTGTTTAATTTGTTAAGCCTAGCACTTCAAGAGTGTCTGCCAATTTCATCTAGTGATGACAGGTTACTGGGCTATAGCCGCATTTACTTTTTTACTCTTCATGGAATCGTCGGAACGTACCACAGTTCCGAAGAATCAGTTGAATCTTTAATGGAGAGGTTGGGAACCACCTTTGATGATGCGATTGATGTACTCTTGCTTGGTTTTAAGAAGAAAATAAAGGGGAGTGAAGGGAATTGA
- a CDS encoding MBL fold metallo-hydrolase has translation MKTKQISEHIWSLRIWMVIPVHVWVVVEEDGVTLVDAGIPMMGKGILNFIENLQGGPLKRIVLTHGHSDHTGAIKPILKEKSVPVFAHSTEIPYMEGDRAYPRRKKAAQSIKKNLAQPLQKDESNNLLPIGGLNPYLTPGHSPGHVVYYHEQDQVMLAGDLFTSKKGKLHRPMPMFTADMEEAVKSSEIIRQLKPKRLEVCHGNSVMNPVEQLDTYIRTAAKAFSIPDQKVFKG, from the coding sequence TTGAAAACAAAACAAATTTCGGAGCATATTTGGAGTTTGAGAATTTGGATGGTTATTCCGGTCCACGTTTGGGTTGTAGTTGAGGAGGACGGGGTAACCTTGGTTGATGCTGGAATACCGATGATGGGGAAGGGGATTCTGAATTTTATAGAAAACTTACAGGGTGGACCATTGAAACGAATTGTACTGACGCATGGCCATTCTGATCATACAGGTGCAATCAAGCCCATTTTAAAGGAAAAATCAGTACCGGTATTTGCGCATTCGACCGAAATTCCGTATATGGAAGGTGACCGCGCTTATCCTAGGCGAAAGAAAGCTGCTCAATCGATCAAGAAAAATCTTGCACAGCCTTTACAAAAGGATGAAAGCAATAATCTATTGCCGATTGGGGGGCTGAATCCGTACCTTACTCCAGGTCATTCTCCAGGGCACGTCGTCTATTATCATGAACAAGATCAAGTGATGTTAGCAGGCGACCTATTCACTTCAAAAAAAGGGAAACTCCACAGACCAATGCCGATGTTCACAGCTGATATGGAGGAAGCGGTTAAAAGTAGTGAAATCATTCGCCAGTTGAAACCAAAGCGACTCGAAGTGTGTCATGGAAATTCAGTGATGAATCCTGTTGAACAATTGGACACATATATCCGAACTGCTGCGAAAGCTTTTTCGATACCCGACCAAAAAGTGTTTAAGGGATAA